Genomic window (Pyrus communis chromosome 13, drPyrComm1.1, whole genome shotgun sequence):
GGGAGACCCCTTAAGGCTGGTCTCCTCCACCTCAGAAAAAATCAACTTCCTTGGTTGATTAGTTTTGGGTTTAATGCATTCCATTGGCTCCACATACTCCACTTCCTGGAATGATCATTTTCGTCCCTTCTGTTCCATCATCACAGACTCAATAATGGGTATAAAGTCAAAATGATGATTTTCCCTAACTCCATGCCCTCCTACCGAGCCTTTACCCACACCCTGCAGCTTCGGCCCTCTCTTCCTACCCTCCATTTCACTTACACCACCCTCCCTAATTTGCACCGTAACATTTAGATCaatttctcttccattctcttGCGACACACAAACAAAATTGAGCCTTCATCCTACTCCAGCATTGTATGAAGAACCACATTCACTGCTCCCTCCACAATCACACCTTCTGGCCCAATCAAGCCACCATCATGAGCAGCCCCTCTAGCCCTCCTTGCCTCTTCCTTATCCCTTCATTGACAGCAAATTTGCTCTGCCAGGTTACTACTCATATCCCTTTGTTGACTCGCCAATTCTCGAGTCAAACTCGGTGACCTAGGAGAATCAATCAGTTCATCATTATTATCTTTTCCATCTTGATCTCCACCACCATCAAACTACACTTGAGACCCCATTCCAGAAGCCGTCACAACCCGGCCTCTTGTTCGCACGTCGTCTCATGCAGTACTCATCGCGTTCTTTTATCTCCTCAGACTATTACTTCCATCATTCGACCCTACTACTCCACCGCCCTGAAATTCGGTTCTCAATGGATTTCCTCGAAGATCCAACACTGCATCCAATCCCCTATACGATAGTTTATCTTCCTGATGCATAGAGTTCCCACCAACAACCCTATCATCAGTCGAATAATTCATACAGCTTCTCGTCGCATGTCCCATAAGCCCACAGATTAGACAATATTTGGGTAGTGCCTCATATTTAAAATCCACCCAAAGCCTTTCATCATCAGGAAAATTCACAAACGTCTCTCGCATGAGAGGTTCACGTATGTTGAACCGAATCTTCACACGAAGGAATCTACCAATGCAATCACGACTTACCGATGTATCCACCGTACACACAGTACCCATCAATCCCCCAGCACTAGTAAAAAACACACTTTGCACGACGTAGGtactttcgtcgcgcaaagtaaaAAATCGTTGCCtaagggtttgcgcgacgcaacCTTCGTCGCGCGTtaatcgtcgcgcaaagtctgaGACGCTAGGGTTTGTGCGACGGCCCACGGCGTGCGTtgcgcaaagtgggtttgcgcgaTGGCCACGGCGTGCATCgtgcaaagtgggtttgcgcgacCAATGGAGTGCATCGCGCAAATCCACTTTGCACGACCCACTTTGTGCGTCGCGCAAACTCACTTTGCACTACCCACTTTGTGCGtcacgcaaacccactttgtgcgtcgcgcaaacccactttgcacGACCAACGAGTGCGtcacgcaaacccactttgcgcgacgtacgcatgagtcacgcaaagtgggtttgcgcgacggAGCCATGTGTCGTGCAAAGTGATTGGTCATGCAAAGTGGGGAGTAGTTTtggtcaaacttttttttttttttaatttttgataaatattgtaattaaattcgaaagaataattaattaaccaagcaaaagtatttaattataaaatatatgaaaatgtacatacaagatccgaacaaaaaagaaaaaactaaaagtGAACTAGGTTTAATACATCAAGCTACTAGGTATCAGCAGGGCGAGGTGGCTCTGAGGTCGAAGGTGGACCAAGATGAGGTGCTGGTAGTGAGATTTGAAGGCCGGACATCTGTATGGCTTGTACAAGGTCTCTCCACGTCCCGGCATATGACCTCATCTCCTCGCCCTGGGCCCTCAGCTGCTCCTTCATCTGCTCGCCTTGGGCCTTTAGGGTTGTCACTTCCTCCTTCAATGCATCTACCTCTGCGTTTGATCTGGAAGAAGAGGCACCCGTTTCACGAATCTGTGCTTTCCCCATACACCGAACAACCTTGCCACGACAACGACCTAAGTTCTGATCTAGGACATCAGTCATGATCTGAAAACCCACATCCTCAGGTATCGTGACGTCCCCGATTGGGGTCTTCGGGGGAAGCTGCGATGTTGCTTCTTGGAGAACAGAAGTGCTCTTTTCCACCATAGTAGCctataataataaagaaaaaacatataatgtttaataacaaaatataaataatatttgaatgattcatacatataagaataataataattacataTACTTACATGAAACTGCTCAGTAATCTCCTGACCAGGTCGAACGTAAACGTCCTTGAACATGTCGATTGCTGGGAACTTAGAACCctcctgaagaaaaaaaacagtaagaaaattttattaatcaataataataataaattgtataaaatttcaaagttaataTACTTTTACCTAACGTCGTGTCTGAAGCCTATACGAAAAGGGCTTCGAACCGGAATGGTGGAGAAGTGTCTTTGACTCACGAGCTTTTTGGCCAGCAACAGATTTCTTCTGTTAAACACACAATATACATGTTAGTGCaactatttgaaataaattaataaaaaaagcttaaaaaataactaaaacaataataaattattattcaaatattatgtacataccacaaattttGGGTCCATAAAATGTTTGCAGAGCCATTCCCAATCATCTGGCCGGTCCTTTAACTCGCTTGGAACATGTAGGCGAGCAATCTCTAGATCATCCCATCGCTTAAAAAACGTGTGAAAAGTGCTCTTCCAATTTTTGTACCGGTTTGCTAAGGTCTCCTCTAAGTAGTTCATGACCTCAATGGATATGTCCTCAAGATCATAAATGACCTACGaatatgaaaaacaataaaataatagtaagaaatttaataatattaagataatatattttggtttttaatatttgtaaacaaaattaaaaaaatgataaaggctaaaaattaatatactaaccGACAACTCGTGTCgcaccattctcttcgtctcctCGGGAATTTCTGCCCAAGACTCCCACTGAAAAGGACAATTGTCTCGAATAACAACACCACCGCTACTAGCAATGAAGCTATGTTGCTGTGAGGTAGCTGCTCCATGATGTTGCGCGTCATACGCAATCTTGATCTTGGAGGCGGCCTGTTGTGCGCTCTGTGACTGCTTTAGCATTCGACTAAGCCCTCTGGTGTTTTTTTTAGCTGGCCAAAAATACTTAAATGGTGAAATCCCAAAGcttaaatttgtaaaaaaaattcgaCACAACCTTCCGTAATAGTATAGCATTTTCCAAaaccttaaaataataaaataacattaattCACAACCAGCAACAGATTTTCACAATCCAGCAAATTTTCACcatcataaaaataatagttttaaaatgaaaaaaaaatacagcatAGTGAGAATTAGAAAAAACTACCTGGATGGGAGGCCTCACACTCGACTCTGGATTCCGAAGAAGTGTGATCAGAAGGTTCCGGCTCACGGCGCCGCCGATGAGGCCGCCGTGCACTGAGCTGCTCAACTGACAATGATGACGTCGATGATACGGGCACCTGGGACGCCGTAGGAGTGGCCTCAGCAAAGGGTGTAGGCTCGCTAATCAATGGAGCACTCACGGTTGGAGCCGTAGATGCTGATAATGCAGGAGGTGCATTGGTCACACTCCGACGACGAGTGATCAACTGCGACATCTATACACTTATTCaaccataaaaatataacattagaaactaatcctacaacatttttcttaaatgcAACAGATAATGTTGTGGGTTTCATGACAAGGTAAATGCAATAGAAAAACTCACATCAAGCTTTCAAGAAGGATTATAACCCTGGAGTATCAATATTTCTCTTACAGTTTTCAACCTTATCATATTTCTCAAATGCAATTGTGATCCTAGAAAAGGAAAATGCGATTGTAACTATACAACGTATTAACTAAGCACAATGTAGGAAACCAGGAAACGATGGGGTACATATTCAAATAACCTATAGATATATGAGAGTCCAATCTAACTTAAACATCAAAACTAACATTTCAAATTCATCACTATTTCCATCACAAGCATCAGCTTTCAAATCTGACCTTACGGAGAGTCAATGCGTCAATACATGCACCACCCACTTGGTCAATTAGAGAAAAATGATAGGCAAAAAGAAATGGGATGGCCCAAAATCATGAGAAACCTATTCATATCCATTTCAAAACTGTTTTCCCATGACAGAAAGAGGACGACATAATTCTCAAATGCAAACTACTTAACAATAAACTCATTATGGTGTCAATGCTGTAAGTGGGTGTATATGCTGGTGGTGCATTTGCTAAGCATGTAAATGGACAACAATAATCCAACTCAATCAAAGTTGTTGAGGCATTTCAATATGACAAGAGTGTTGAGGCATTTCAATATGACAGAGTGTTGCACATCAgcatgtaaataaaaaatacaacatCAACTCATGACGTGAGTGTTGAACATCATCTATGTGAGAAATACATTCAATATGACAGAGTATTGCCTTGACGATGCAAACCCCATGACACAAAGTTTTCAAGATTTGAGGCATTgacaaataaatagtttgacAACTCTGTATCTTTCACAGTTGTTCTTAAAGTCTTTAATTCAGGAGCAAATATGTTGAAATTCATTGCATCTCTTCCGAAAAATGGATGTATATCCAaatcttcaagaacaagggagTTACAGAAAAGCTTTTCCAACGAGGTATCACCTAATACAAGATCTATAATAACATGAAGCAACTTGAGACTTGGGAAACAACAACGCAATGTCGCAGgaaacccaaaaatttcacTAAAAAGCCCAATTATATTTGGAAGCTTAGTCATTATATATTCATAGCAAACCAAGCTCAAATTCATGAGTAGAGTGCAAAATGAGGAGTATGCAGATTCACATTCATACCACGCCAAAAGGAATGATAATTCATAATTCGGATATTCGAAACAATTCACACTAAGCCCATGCAAAACCATGTGTATTGATCATGCCAAGCCAAATTGAAATAAGTTCATAATGTCTTagtcaatgaacattagtaactagggaccaaatactaatttttcctttattcaattcaaagatTACAAAAATAGATTAGTGAAAAAAAAGGAGTGgaaattcttttaatttttttgttacaagGGGAGCTTAGAGGGTAGGAAAAAagttaaacaaagaaaaacatCAACCTTAACGGTTTACACCGCGACTCTAACAGGATTATCCAGAAGTAATTGATAATGAACAGAGTAGGTTCATAGAACACAATACACTCAACGTCCACATAAAACTGAGCTTCACCTAACCATCAACCATCATGTTTCTTTCAAGATATGACTCAATCCACATCGGCCAAACTGAGAAATCAAATGTTGACAGCCATATAACAAGCCAAAGATTGTAAAAGTTGCACCGCACCTTTGAAAAGGGACAATTGaaagagttttattaattatgtaAAAAGAACAAGGAAAAACGGTTTTGGGACAGTTGAAACGACCCCTTTCCTTACAAACCAACCAAAAGGCCCACAACTCTAATTTCACACGGGAGGTTATGAGAGATATCCCAACCCCTTTCCTTACAAACCAACCAAAATGCTTCAAACACAACCAATTTGCCTAGATTTATGGGTTGACAAAGTCTGACCTTGGGGTGCACACCTCATTTTAACTTGGTGGACGAACTTTAGCATTTGAAGCTCGCGTAGGAAATCAAGGAAGAAAATGGAGAAGGTAGCCAAAGATGGAGTGGGATTTGGTGCAAGCAAAGGGAAATTTGGGCAAAATGATAAACTTAGCCTTCACAAGGCTACTAACTCTCTACAGTACTATCCCAAAGAGGCatgatggaaaaagagaaatatacaataatttagcacaaacaagttaataaaaatCCATGGAGGAATAATCCAACTTAATCAAAGCTGTTGAGGCATTTCGTCAAACAGGTTAGGGACAACAATTTAGCACAAACAAGTCCATGGAGGAATATACAATATACTCTATCTTCCAAGTGCTAAATTTCataaaccctaaattaattccaaaatttaCCTGATTTGGGGGATAACCGATGAACAGTGAGATCGAAAAAGAAATCAGCGATGTGGGAGGAAGTGAGGGATGAGAGGTGAGTCACTTGTCTGATGTGGGAGGATGAGAGAAATCGGCTCACTTCTGTTCGAGGAACAGAACTAACAGCTCCTTGGAGAACAGAACTAACATCAGAAGTGGAGGAGCTGCGATGTTGCTCCTTGGAGAACAGAAGTGAGTTAAAAAATTCTTGGAGGGTGAGGTTGAGAGAGAGTGTGAGTTCGAGGAGGGTGAGGAGGGTCTGAGATTTGAGGGATGAAAGGTGAGCATCCAAACTTGGACAAAGTGAGGGATGAAAGATGAGCATCCAAACTTAGAAgggaaataaaatttgaaatttgaaaaaaaaaaaaaaaaagggccttTTTTTTACTATTGCCATTGTCATCAACGTTGTCGTCATTGTCATCATGATCTACTTCTGGAATATCATATAGCCCTCTTCGATCAATcttctgaacaactttccaaccaTTGCCGGCTTTAGGGTCGTCTAGATAGAATATTTGTTTCGCCATTGTTGCCAAAATGTATGGGTCTTCATCGTACCAATGTCTCATAGTGTTTACTGATAGTAGACCATGGTCTCGCTTAACACTTGTTCGGTTatgtgggtttgtatcaaaccaagGACACTTAAATAGTATCACTTGACACctgtctttgtaaagcaattgtaCTACACTAGTTAGTTTGCCATAAAAATCAATGTCTTCATTGTCGCCCGCACCCGGGACATGAACACCACTATTTTGAGTAGACAACTTGTCATCATGTGTTGCCCCCAAGAACTTGATCCCGTTGACATAACAACCTGAGAACAATGCAACGTGAAACGGTCTTTTCGCCAAGTTATATAATTCTTCATCGTAAGAGGGTGAATTCAAGGCCTTCAATTTGTTCATCTAATATAACATATACAAAATGTTAACCTGTTAGTGTAACCAAATTTAAAGACGGGCATGAACAAGATGGAAAATATGCTCAATTCAAACCACATACAACTTACATGTGTGTGAAACCATGAAGGAAACAAGTCACGGTGCTTCTTGGCATATAAATGTGAAGGATGTTCCCGCTTCATCAATTGTTCATGCTCTTCAAGGTATGGCAAAGCATCATCACAATTGTTAAGTATGAACCAATGTGCTATCTCCATGTCCTTTTTGGTAAATGATTCACCTTTTACAGGATCGCCGAATGGTCGTGCAATTTGGGCAAAAACAGACAGTTTCTCTTTTCTGACACCACCGTCATTATTGTGTTGAGGACGATTGAAAGTTGTCTCAACATCTTCAAGATACATTGCACAAAAAGTAAGTGACTCATATGCGACCCATGCCTCCACAAGTGATCCTTCGGGCTTTGCCCTGTTTCGAACACACTTTTTCAACTCACCAAGATATCTGCACAAATAAAAGGTATGCTACAAATAATTCAAAGTGTTCGTTGATCATGAATCTGTTATATATATAGACGCTTAATTAAGtacctttctattggatacatccatcgaCAGTTCACTGGTCCGGCAAGCAATGCCTCATCTGGCAAGTGAATCATCACGTGAATCATACTTGTAAAGAAAGCTGGGGGAAATATCTGTTCGAACTTGCATAAAACGTTCACAATGTCGTCCTGCAATTGTTTAACATCCGACTTCCGCAAACACCTTGCAGTCAATTGCGAAAAAAATCTCGACAACAACACGATTGGTTTCACCACATCAAGAGGCAATAAGTGTCGAATACCAACTGGAAGAAGGCGTTGTAGTATCACATGACAGTCATGACTCttcatgtttgaaaatttaCACCCCCTCATGTTCACGCAACGCGAGATATTAGAAGCATACCCATCTGGAAACTTTACAGAAGAAATAAAGTTGAAAAACTCTTTTTTCCCATTCGGCTTAACTGTAAAAAAAAGGATGGCCTTTCTTCAATGTACCACCAACTCTCTTCATCCACAAGGATGGCCTAATGCCCATTCGTTCCAAATCGAGGCGAGCTTCGATCGTGTCCTTCGTTTTTCCTTCAATGTCTAGAATTGTCCCGACCAAagtatcaaacacatttttctcaatATGCATAACATCGAGGTTGTGTCTCATTTTTAACTTTGACCAGTACGGGAGCTCAAATAACATACTCTTGTGCGTTCAGTTCAGATGTGTAGTTGGTCTGGGCTTACTGACCCCTTTGCCGAAATGACCAAATTCCAAACAGTTTAATTGATCCAAAATCTCATCTCCGGACCATTCTCTTAGTCTTGGCCGAGTCTCTTTTGTGCCATGGAAAGCTTTATCATTCTGACGCCACTCGTTGTCCCAAGGAAGCCATCTACGATGACCAAGATAACAAACTTTTCTTGCATGCCAAGAAGATGTTACGTTCTCCTTGCATATTGGACATGCCAAATAACCCTTAGTCATCCACCCagaaaccattgcatatgcAGGAAAATCGTTTACTGTCCACATCATTGCCGCTCGCATGGTAAACATATGCCCAGTATACTTATCGTATGTACAAACACCGTTTTCCCATAAATCTTTTAGCTCATCAACCAACGGCCGCAAATAAACATCAATGGACTTTCCTGGATCTTCAGTAATTAATAGAGTCAAcatcatgtattcttttttcatgcactTCCACGGCGGCAGATTATAAGGAAATACGACAACCGGCCAAGTGCTGTGGATTTGATTTAAAACCCCGAACGGATTAAATCCGTCAGTGGCAAGTCCCAATCTGACGTTGCGCAGGTCAGCTGCAAAATCAGGGTACATCCGATCGAATGCTTTCCATGCCTCTCCATCTGCAGGATGCCTCATAACATCATCATTTACTCGTCCTTCTTTATGCCATCTCATGTCGGTTGCGGTATGCATCGACATGTACAATCGCTGCAACCTAGGCTTCAATGGAAGATAACACATTACTTTTTGTGGAATCTTGGTATTTCTATTCTTTGATGTCATTTTAAACCTCGGCTCATTGCAGACAGGCCATTTATCCAATTGTTTGTTCTCTTTATAAAACAATATACAATTATTTACACAtgcgtgaattttttcataccCCAATCCGAGACCCTTCAACACTTTTTGGGCACTTTTATGATCTTCAGGTAAACAATTCTCCTTTGGAAGCATCCTCTTGATAACtcccaaaaaataatcaaaacacTTGTTTGACAAACGAAACTTGATCTTGCCATGCATCAACTCCACAATTGCTGTGAGCACCGAAAAGTTCTCGCAACCCGGATATAATTCTTGCTTCGCATTTTTCAAtagtttttcatagtttttgaaTGCCTCACTATCCATGGTTGGACAACCGTCATCTCCCCCTTCCTGATTGGTGTTACTCGAGGCATATGGATAAACGTCATTTAGAATATTCATaacttgttcattaggatccacaTTAGATTCAACAGTCTCCACTCGTGTCACGTATGAAGACGAAGCTTGGTCTAATCGTTCTCCATGATGATACCAAGTAGTATACGTCTCCATCATCCCATttcttactaaatgaaatcgaacattCGAGAATGTCTCCCACATTGAGTTGTTACACCTCATACACGGACATCGGATATGAGTTGAACCTATGTTATGTCTAGTTGCGAATTCAATGAACTTTTCTATTCCATCCAAGTACTCAACGTCACATCTATTATGATTATGTATCCACTGTCTGTCCATTTTGTCTGCAATCCCAATAAAAGGACAAGAATTACAACAAATTCAACTATTGTCTTGTCACCTTATTCCTCCGGTAAGGGCTCTATCCCATTCAGGAATGCACAGTTATGTGCCGTAATTTAAGATTCCAATGGATTAAATTTCGACATGGGTTAATTTTGGCAGCATCTCCTTATAGTTCTTCAAGTGCACGCTGTAGATACATAATATCCACCGTGTACTCGAAGAACATCAGGAAATGTTACCAAAATTTCCATTATCGAAACCTAATCCATGAACCGCAAACTACAACACATAACTatgcattcccaaactgtccaaaaaatgggacaattcaagaattaattaggccgcagtcatgctttcgcatccatgcacgaaatccaactaattctcAAACGGGAAACTAagcttttcttgaaaaaaaaaaattgtacgaAGTTAAGTAATATTAACTTcgtacaacacaaaacaattttgcAAGTGATGTACAAAAATATTTGCATACAAATAAACTAAATCACAATAATTACTAAAActaaactaaataaattaaattaataaaaattaatatagcGAAGAAAATAAAGTGATTTACGTACACTATGACATCTCAAATCTGAATTGCGGCCAAACCTACAACTCCTCTACCACCCACAACTAACAGTCGTTGGCTGTAGAGATAAGATGCAATAACAAAAGGATGCAAAATTGTTAATGATAGCTTCCACCGAGATAAGATACAATAATCAAATCCCTAcaccaaaataatataaagcTTCAGCTGCCTCTCAATCCATGTTTCGCAAAGACACAGCATCAAAAAtaaatgtcatactttcttttaTACCTTTTACCTAAAAAATGCTGGGAAGATGGTAAAAGTTTGGACACAAAAGTTCAACATCTCTAGTATAGTGAAACAAATTTCATTACTGAAAGAAACATTTACCCCCATGTGAAAACGATAACAGCTTTTGCAatcgaaaaaaagaaagaaaatgacaatGGCTTCCTGATGACAACAGCTTTAACAGAAGAATCATGATACATCAAAGGAAGGAAGTTAATATCCGAGATAACATACCCCTTAGCTTTCCTAGCAGTACTTACGAGGGCTCGCCAAGCAGTCAGAGAAGCAAAAGGAATGGCACTAGCTTCCTAGAATCACATAGTAAGATAAAGCCAAATTGAGTTGCCACACAGCAATAACAGGAATGAGAAGTTAAAAACTCTCATCTACATAACATCTCACCATGAATTCCTAACATCTCACCATTGTTGTCAATTCTTTCATGAATTCCTAATAACAGAAATCATGAAAGAATTGATAATAATGGGtgtagaaacaaaaaaaaataaaaaaatcaacaaaggaTTCGATATTTCCCCTTATTGCTATATGTCCATTTCCACAAAGCAACGTGCTGCTTAATAATTGTAGCTTGATTAACTCTAAGTTCCATTTCATATCAAGTAGTTTTTACTCCAGTTCATCCAACCAATCTAagctaaaaaaaattgttttttcttctttttcagctAAGCAAGGtggaaaattcaaattaaaaatgaattaataaaaaatttaagctCCAAATGTACATTATTCAGACAAAtgaacacaatcataccactAACACACTCAGAAGCATCATTACATTATAAAAGCAGCTAAATAACTAGAAAAGTAtgcgtgcgtgtgtgtgtgtgtgtgtgtgtgtgtattgctACAAATTTTCAAGTTATATTGCTACAAATGAACACAATCATTACATTATATTGCtataaatttttaagttttgttggAATTGGAGGAACAAAACAGAGAGAGGAGCAAACAATAAAATGAtcatttccctcattttctcCGCAAACAAACAGAACTTAGAAATGGGATCAATCTAAAAACAAGGTGAAATTTGACTCACTTTGATATCAACGGGATTGATTAGAGAAGGTTTTGAAGAGAGATGGAGGAGGGAGGTAGCTGCTGCAACTGGGTTTGCAGTTTCTGCCTCCCAAACTGATTAAGTGGAGTAGGAAAAGTcgttgactttgcgcgacgcacttGCACATGCGTCGTGCAAacctgttttgcgcgacgccagtcttgtcgcgcaaagtcaactttgcgcgacgcatgtgtacgtacgtcgcgcaaaacaactttgcgcgacgcatgtgcacatgcgtcgcgcaaagttggcAAAAAAGCAGTAAAACATTCTTTGTTTGGCGCCAAGATATTGCGTGACGTACAAAACGTTGCGCAAACGgcatttgcgcgacgaaggctGGCGTCATGCAAAGTGTTTTGCGTGACGCACAAGTTCCTGGGTCGCGCAAAGAAGTTTTGCGCGACGCTAGAATTTCATCGCGCAAAGTACCATCGCGCAAAGGCTGTTTGCGCGACGCTTTGTCTTTTAGGTcgcgcaaacatactttgcgtgacgaaatTTGGTGCGTCGCACAAGATTCAGTTgcgcaaacatgtttttctactagtgCAGTGGCTTCTGCAACCGCCACAGTCATACTAAGCGGCGGCACATTATGAATCTGTACCCAAAAGACATTGAGAGATAGTGTTGTCCATCGATTCAAGCCATTCCCCATTCTGTCAGCAACCATCACCAAGTCGTCCTTGAATATCCACGGATGGTCCACGTCCACCACCCGTTGCAAGTCACGTTAGCCAACAAATCGTGCCAAGAACCTCCAACCTTCAATATCTCTAATAGAGACTCCATCTCTACCCCGCCAAAGCAACGTAAAACAATCAACAAATGCTTCTCCATGCACGTCCTTAGTAGTCAGAACTTCCGCAACCATAGTGTACTAAAACCCTAGCAAGACACCTTCGATCGCCTTCCGTTCAATTGTAATCCCACTCCTCTCCTTATCCGACAACTGCAAATTGGTCCCAAACCTGGAACCCAAATCCTCCACATCCAGTCGATCACGGTCTGCCACCATACCCGGAGCGAGAACTCCAA
Coding sequences:
- the LOC137712268 gene encoding uncharacterized protein, coding for MSQLITRRRSVTNAPPALSASTAPTVSAPLISEPTPFAEATPTASQVPVSSTSSLSVEQLSARRPHRRRREPEPSDHTSSESRVECEASHPAKKNTRGLSRMLKQSQSAQQAASKIKIAYDAQHHGAATSQQHSFIASSGGVVIRDNCPFQWESWAEIPEETKRMVRHELSVIYDLEDISIEVMNYLEETLANRYKNWKSTFHTFFKRWDDLEIARLHVPSELKDRPDDWEWLCKHFMDPKFVKKSVAGQKARESKTLLHHSGSKPFSYRLQTRR
- the LOC137712269 gene encoding uncharacterized protein, coding for METYTTWYHHGERLDQASSSYVTRVETVESNVDPNEQVMNILNDVYPYASSNTNQEGGDDGCPTMDSEAFKNYEKLLKNAKQELYPGCENFSVLTAIVELMHGKIKFRLSNKCFDYFLGVIKRMLPKENCLPEDHKSAQKVLKGLGLGYEKIHACVNNCILFYKENKQLDKWPVCNEPRFKMTSKNRNTKIPQKVMCYLPLKPRLQRLYMSMHTATDMRWHKEGRVNDDVMRHPADGEAWKAFDRMYPDFAADLRNVRLGLATDGFNPFGVLNQIHSTWPVVVFPYNLPPWKCMKKEYMMLTLLITEDPGKSIDVYLRPLVDELKDLWENGVCTYDKYTGHMFTMRAAMMWTVNDFPAYAMVSGWMTKGYLACPICKENVTSSWHARKVCYLGHRRWLPWDNEWRQNDKAFHGTKETRPRLREWSGDEILDQLNCLEFGHFGKGVSKPRPTTHLN